Proteins encoded together in one Rhipicephalus sanguineus isolate Rsan-2018 chromosome 9, BIME_Rsan_1.4, whole genome shotgun sequence window:
- the LOC119405597 gene encoding probable ATP-dependent RNA helicase DDX5 produces MVQQQKRIQGEFLRNQFPMGKLHGSDMFRNSKVGWFLRKPNWKNVQLQPFEKNLYEEHPATASRSMAEVEAYRKSNGVSVKGRDVPKPILALEESNFPDSVLKARIAARRDYTSPTCIEAHCWPIALSCRNILGIAETGSHKALAYVLAAVMHVSRQPPLQRHEGPIAVVVAPTRELAKQIHSVASELGEHAGVRSVCAVSGARRRGQYAELSGGCHIFVATPGRLIEFLDEGKVNLHRCTYLVLDEVDRMLMMGYEPHVLKIAELCRPDHQTIMWLTSWQKELKTLVEDLLDDYVEIKFGTTPLPVENSVEMTVDVCQEKDKEAKLAELFDDVLKKKTDRAVVFTDRRWKVEEIAFKLRQRGWSAIGLHGKKDKKERDWVLSMFRSGAETVLVTTDVVVQDLYFGKVRLVVNYNCPDCSKVYAHRSRHVQHADEPGVVHTFVLPNQHRQAKTLIEILEEAKQPVTPELYGMVKNLSSIR; encoded by the coding sequence ATGGTGCAGCAACAGAAACGAATCCAGGGTGAATTCCTCCGTAATCAATTTCCCATGGGTAAGTTGCATGGGTCCGACATGTTTCGGAACAGCAAGGTCGGGTGGTTCCTTCGCAAGCCTAACTGGAAGAACGTACAGCTGCAGCCGTTCGAGAAGAACCTCTACGAGGAACACCCGGCCACGGCAAGCCGGTCGATGGCCGAAGTGGAAGCCTACAGAAAGTCCAACGGTGTATCGGTAAAAGGGCGCGACGTGCCGAAACCTATTCTCGCCTTGGAAGAGTCCAACTTTCCGGACTCCGTCCTCAAGGCGCGAATCGCGGCCCGGCGCGACTACACGTCACCAACGTGCATCGAGGCCCACTGCTGGCCAATCGCACTCTCATGCAGGAACATTCTCGGCATCGCGGAGACGGGATCGCACAAGGCGCTTGCCTACGTTCTTGCGGCAGTCATGCACGTCAGCCGGCAGCCGCCCCTGCAGAGGCACGAAGGACCCATCGCCGTCGTCGTGGCTCCGACGCGCGAGCTGGCCAAGCAGATTCACAGCGTGGCCTCCGAGCTAGGTGAGCATGCCGGAGTGCGCAGTGTGTGCGCCGTGAGCGGCGCCCGCAGAAGAGGCCAGTACGCCGAACTCAGTGGTGGCTGCCACATCTTCGTGGCCACTCCTGGACGCCTCATCGAGTTCCTCGATGAAGGCAAGGTGAACCTCCACCGGTGCACGTACCTCGTCCTCGACGAAGTGGACCGCATGTTGATGATGGGCTACGAGCCCCACGTCCTCAAGATTGCCGAGCTTTGCCGGCCGGACCACCAAACGATAATGTGGCTCACGTCCTGGCAGAAGGAGTTAAAGACACTCGTCGAGGATCTGCTCGACGACTACGTCGAAATAAAGTTTGGCACGACGCCACTGCCTGTTGAGAACAGCGTGGAAATGACCGTCGACGTGTGCCAGGAGAAAGACAAGGAAGCGAAATTGGCCGAACTCTTCGACGACGTCCTCAAGAAGAAGACAGACAGAGCCGTGGTGTTTACTGACAGGAGGTGGAAGGTCGAGGAGATTGCTTTTAAACTGCGACAACGTGGCTGGTCCGCCATCGGACTTCACGGCAAGAAAGACAAAAAGGAGCGTGACTGGGTCTTGTCCATGTTTAGGAGCGGCGCAGAGACGGTGCTCGTGACAACCGACGTCGTTGTGCAGGACCTGTACTTCGGGAAAGTGCGGTTGGTGGTGAATTACAACTGCCCCGACTGCTCGAAAGTATACGCGCACCGGTCGAGACACGTGCAGCACGCCGACGAGCCAGGTGTCGTGCACACGTTCGTTCTTCCTAACCAACATCGGCAGGCCAAGACGCTGATAGAAATATTAGAGGAAGCAAAGCAACCAGTCACTCCCGAACTCTATGGAATGGTGAAAAATCTCAGTTCTATACGGTAA